From Dietzia sp. ANT_WB102, a single genomic window includes:
- a CDS encoding bifunctional MaoC family dehydratase N-terminal/OB-fold nucleic acid binding domain-containing protein produces the protein MSDEQAARILAAAEEVRASGGSARRAGRDPINLPMIRNWTEAIGDTNPIYESEDAARASGHGGLVAPPAMAQVWTMRGLGKTREADDPLGRMTDLLDAEGFTSVVATNCDSTYHRYTRPGEEVTIESVLVDVVGPKTTGLGEGWFFTTRNYWRVGDEIVAEMDFRILKFRPAAKPTEPAAGDGAVDRIVASSGSAADDLVVGKVLRPSVSHDTRFFWDGVRAHELRIQKREDGSLQHPPVPALWKDKTEETDYVVASGRGTVFSFVTHHAPRVPGRTRFPFVIALVELSEGVRMLGELRDIEPDDVRIGMEVEVEFLDMPGDTSEDAAFGTEPWTLYAWRPAGAPPVARQMPEVTEGGAK, from the coding sequence ATGAGTGACGAGCAGGCCGCCCGCATCCTCGCTGCCGCCGAGGAGGTCCGCGCCTCCGGCGGGAGCGCCCGCCGCGCGGGCCGCGACCCGATCAACCTCCCGATGATCCGCAACTGGACCGAGGCGATCGGCGACACCAACCCGATCTACGAGTCGGAGGACGCGGCCCGCGCCTCCGGCCACGGCGGTCTGGTGGCGCCGCCCGCGATGGCGCAGGTGTGGACCATGCGCGGACTCGGCAAGACCCGCGAGGCCGACGATCCACTGGGCCGGATGACCGACCTCCTCGACGCGGAGGGCTTCACGTCGGTCGTCGCGACCAACTGCGATTCGACCTACCACCGGTACACCCGCCCGGGCGAGGAGGTGACCATCGAGTCCGTCCTCGTCGACGTGGTCGGGCCCAAGACCACAGGTCTGGGGGAGGGTTGGTTCTTCACCACCCGCAACTATTGGCGCGTCGGCGACGAGATCGTGGCGGAGATGGACTTCCGCATCCTCAAGTTCCGTCCCGCAGCGAAGCCCACCGAGCCCGCCGCCGGTGACGGGGCCGTGGACCGCATCGTGGCCAGCTCCGGCTCGGCCGCCGACGACCTGGTCGTGGGCAAGGTCCTTCGCCCGTCTGTCTCGCACGACACCCGCTTCTTCTGGGACGGGGTCCGCGCCCACGAGCTGCGCATCCAGAAGCGCGAGGACGGCTCGCTGCAGCACCCGCCGGTGCCGGCGCTGTGGAAGGACAAGACCGAGGAGACCGACTACGTCGTGGCCTCCGGCCGCGGCACGGTGTTCAGCTTCGTCACCCACCACGCGCCGCGCGTGCCGGGCCGGACGCGGTTCCCGTTCGTCATCGCCCTGGTCGAACTGTCCGAGGGCGTGCGCATGCTCGGCGAGTTGCGCGACATCGAACCCGACGACGTGCGGATCGGCATGGAGGTCGAGGTCGAGTTCCTCGATATGCCCGGCGACACGAGCGAGGATGCCGCGTTCGGCACCGAGCCGTGGACCCTCTACGCGTGGCGTCCCGCCGGTGCCCCGCCCGTCGCCCGTCAGATGCCCGAAGTCACGGAAGGTGGCGCCAAGTGA
- the kstR gene encoding cholesterol catabolism transcriptional regulator KstR, whose protein sequence is MNKSSTETGSATAASDPALRSDEPSTSSQRERRRRILDATLALAAKGGYEAVQMRAVAEKAEVAVGTLYRYFPSKVHLLVSALAREFRRLDQRTERSAPPGDTAQERMKVVVDMITKSMQRDPNLTEAMTRAFMFADASVANEVEEVGFYMDRILARAMAQGTPDEVQLTIARVVSDVWMSNLVAWLTRRSSAAEVSNRLGLTIDLLLGSDDSPRRARMHSAIGNGNDSDKTDGDPAVGTAPDA, encoded by the coding sequence ATGAACAAGAGCTCGACCGAGACCGGTTCCGCCACCGCCGCGTCGGACCCCGCCCTCCGGAGCGACGAACCCAGCACGTCGTCGCAACGGGAACGCCGCCGTCGAATCCTGGACGCCACGCTGGCTCTGGCCGCCAAGGGCGGTTACGAGGCGGTGCAGATGCGGGCCGTCGCGGAGAAGGCGGAGGTCGCGGTGGGCACCCTCTACCGGTATTTCCCGTCCAAGGTTCACCTGCTCGTATCCGCGCTCGCACGAGAGTTTCGCCGACTCGACCAGCGCACTGAGCGGTCGGCCCCGCCCGGCGACACCGCGCAGGAACGGATGAAGGTCGTGGTGGACATGATCACCAAGTCCATGCAGCGCGACCCGAACCTCACCGAGGCCATGACGCGCGCCTTCATGTTCGCCGACGCCTCCGTGGCCAACGAGGTCGAGGAGGTCGGCTTTTACATGGACCGGATCCTCGCCCGCGCGATGGCCCAGGGCACCCCGGACGAGGTGCAGCTCACGATCGCCCGCGTCGTCTCCGACGTGTGGATGTCCAACCTCGTGGCGTGGCTGACCCGCCGCTCATCGGCCGCCGAGGTCTCCAACCGGCTCGGCCTGACCATCGATCTACTGTTGGGAAGCGATGACTCCCCCCGTCGGGCGCGGATGCACTCGGCTATCGGGAACGGCAACGACTCCGACAAGACTGACGGCGATCCGGCCGTGGGTACCGCCCCGGACGCTTGA
- a CDS encoding Glu/Leu/Phe/Val dehydrogenase — MTSIEIPGTTGHTGTVPQTVPAAAPETAPRPSREPYLRLHWEDDETGARGYLVVDTLVGGLATGGTRMRAGCTLREVEDLARGMTRKTAAFDLPVGGAKGGIDFDPKDPRAVEVLGRFFEAMRPFLDRHWVTAEDLGVTQHLIDEVFTRLGMRQSYHAAIERSAGPTATADRIFRGLNAEVPGGLLGDVIGGYGVAQACLAAAYVRGWDPERTSVAIQGVGTMGGGAAWYLHEAGMRVVALADAAGTLYDPAGLDVPALLATRDRFGEIDRAAVPARVQRLDRDRILGMDVDVLVPAAVSYAITAENCGEVTAPIVVEAANSATTTDAELDLTARGIAVLPDFVANAGAVAWAWWLILGEVDDQPETSFLRLSREMTGKVADLLTDWDPAGGPLRWVADLSGPVRTVPTIVVP, encoded by the coding sequence ATGACGTCCATCGAGATCCCGGGCACCACCGGTCACACCGGAACGGTCCCACAGACCGTGCCCGCTGCCGCGCCGGAGACCGCCCCCCGGCCCAGCCGCGAACCGTACCTGCGGCTGCACTGGGAGGACGATGAGACCGGGGCGCGCGGCTACCTCGTCGTCGACACCCTCGTCGGGGGCCTGGCCACCGGCGGAACCCGCATGCGCGCCGGGTGCACCCTCCGCGAGGTCGAGGACCTGGCCCGAGGCATGACCCGCAAGACCGCAGCGTTCGACCTGCCCGTCGGCGGGGCCAAAGGCGGCATCGACTTCGACCCCAAGGACCCTCGCGCGGTCGAGGTGCTGGGGCGGTTCTTCGAGGCCATGCGGCCGTTCCTCGACCGTCACTGGGTCACCGCAGAGGATCTGGGCGTCACGCAGCATCTGATCGACGAGGTGTTCACCCGGCTGGGGATGCGGCAGTCCTATCATGCGGCGATCGAGCGGTCGGCTGGCCCCACCGCGACCGCAGACCGGATCTTCCGTGGGCTGAACGCCGAGGTTCCGGGCGGGCTGCTGGGGGACGTCATCGGTGGTTACGGGGTCGCGCAGGCATGCCTGGCTGCGGCCTACGTCCGCGGATGGGATCCGGAACGCACCTCGGTGGCGATCCAGGGTGTGGGCACGATGGGTGGCGGCGCAGCGTGGTACCTGCACGAGGCGGGAATGCGCGTGGTCGCCCTGGCAGACGCAGCCGGCACCCTCTACGACCCGGCAGGGCTCGACGTCCCGGCGCTACTGGCGACGCGCGACCGGTTCGGGGAGATCGATCGCGCCGCCGTTCCCGCCCGGGTGCAGCGGCTGGACCGCGACCGGATCCTCGGCATGGACGTCGACGTACTCGTCCCGGCCGCGGTCTCGTACGCGATCACCGCCGAGAACTGTGGGGAGGTCACCGCGCCGATCGTGGTCGAGGCGGCCAACTCCGCCACCACTACCGACGCGGAACTCGACCTCACGGCTCGCGGGATCGCGGTGCTGCCGGACTTTGTCGCCAACGCCGGGGCCGTCGCCTGGGCATGGTGGCTGATTCTCGGGGAGGTCGACGACCAGCCCGAGACCTCTTTCCTTCGCCTGAGTCGCGAGATGACCGGCAAGGTCGCGGATCTGCTGACCGACTGGGACCCGGCCGGTGGCCCGCTGCGGTGGGTCGCCGACCTGTCCGGCCCGGTTCGCACGGTCCCGACGATCGTCGTGCCCTGA
- a CDS encoding acyl-CoA dehydrogenase yields MSIATTPDQTEIQNSIKAWAKSADPVATVRAQEDDPKAWKALWPQLAELGLFGVAIAEEHGGAGAEIVDLACMLEEAAARMAPGPILSTALTGVLVSRAGGAVAQALGETLAEGGLPVGVCLGIGTATLDGSGPVTGDPGVVYGGTPDGGVLLPVEVDGATRWALLEAGTEGVTVTPSTPYDISASIGRVSLQNVTIPADRILDGVTTDHVHQLFVTLAAAEAAGVADYTLATAVDYAKIREQFGRTIGSFQSIKHLAADMLCRTEQVRALAWDAAVAAEDLLAADSELPVAAAVAGALAFDNAVRNSQDCIQILGGIGFTFEHDAHFYMRRAGALRQAIGGAARWRRALAELTLAGTRRHLDIDLSEIEGIDAKREEIRELVARVAAVSGDERKRALADTGLFMPHLPEPWGLGASPAVQLLIDEELEAAGVTRHDITIGGWAVPTVLQAAPEHADLLVRDTMAGAVKWCQLFSEPGAGSDLAALRTTAEKVEGGWKLNGQKVWTSLAREADWAMCLARTDKDAPKHKGITYFLVDMRSEGIRTRPLREITGEALFNEVYLEDLFVPDEFQVGEVNDGWKIARTTLANERVAMGGGSSLGDAAEEIIGLIKAADVTDDALVLDEFGKHVADGVVGNLLDLRTALRSLAGSGPGAESSVRKIVGVRHRQDIAEFGLQLTGTGGVEFTEQGRKFLMVRCLSIAGGTEQVLLNVVGERILGLPRD; encoded by the coding sequence GTGAGTATCGCCACTACCCCAGATCAGACCGAGATCCAGAATTCGATCAAGGCCTGGGCCAAGTCCGCCGACCCCGTGGCCACGGTACGCGCCCAGGAGGACGATCCGAAAGCCTGGAAGGCGCTGTGGCCCCAGCTCGCCGAGCTAGGCCTTTTCGGAGTCGCGATCGCGGAGGAGCACGGCGGTGCCGGCGCCGAGATCGTCGATCTGGCCTGCATGCTCGAGGAGGCCGCCGCGCGGATGGCGCCGGGGCCGATCCTGTCCACGGCGCTGACCGGCGTGCTGGTCTCGCGCGCGGGAGGGGCCGTCGCGCAAGCGCTCGGCGAGACGCTCGCAGAGGGCGGCCTGCCCGTGGGCGTGTGCCTGGGCATCGGTACCGCGACCCTGGACGGGTCGGGGCCGGTCACCGGCGATCCTGGCGTCGTCTACGGGGGCACCCCCGACGGTGGCGTGCTGCTGCCCGTCGAGGTGGACGGCGCCACTCGCTGGGCCCTGCTCGAGGCGGGCACCGAGGGCGTCACGGTGACCCCGTCGACCCCGTACGACATCTCGGCCTCGATCGGCCGCGTCAGCCTGCAGAACGTGACCATCCCGGCCGACCGCATCCTCGACGGCGTCACCACCGACCACGTCCACCAACTGTTCGTCACCCTGGCCGCCGCCGAGGCTGCGGGCGTCGCGGACTACACGCTCGCCACCGCGGTCGACTACGCCAAGATTCGCGAGCAGTTCGGCCGCACCATCGGCTCGTTCCAGTCGATCAAGCACCTCGCCGCCGACATGCTCTGTCGGACCGAGCAGGTCCGCGCGCTGGCGTGGGACGCCGCCGTGGCCGCCGAGGATCTGCTCGCTGCGGACTCGGAGCTGCCCGTCGCCGCCGCCGTGGCCGGGGCGTTGGCCTTCGACAACGCCGTGCGTAACTCCCAGGACTGCATCCAGATCCTCGGCGGGATCGGCTTCACCTTCGAGCACGACGCGCACTTCTACATGCGGCGGGCGGGCGCACTGCGCCAGGCGATCGGCGGCGCGGCCCGCTGGCGGCGCGCGCTTGCCGAGCTCACCCTGGCCGGGACTCGCCGCCACCTCGACATCGACCTGTCGGAGATCGAGGGCATCGACGCCAAGCGCGAGGAGATCCGCGAGCTGGTGGCCCGGGTCGCGGCCGTCTCCGGCGACGAGCGCAAGCGGGCCCTGGCCGACACCGGCCTGTTCATGCCGCACCTGCCCGAGCCCTGGGGCCTCGGCGCGAGCCCGGCTGTGCAGCTGCTCATCGACGAGGAGCTCGAGGCCGCCGGCGTGACCCGCCACGACATCACCATCGGTGGCTGGGCCGTCCCGACCGTTCTCCAGGCCGCTCCGGAGCACGCCGATCTTCTCGTGCGCGACACCATGGCCGGCGCGGTCAAGTGGTGCCAGCTGTTCTCCGAGCCCGGTGCCGGCTCCGACCTGGCCGCGCTCCGCACGACCGCCGAGAAGGTCGAGGGCGGCTGGAAGCTCAACGGCCAGAAGGTGTGGACCTCGCTGGCGCGCGAGGCCGACTGGGCCATGTGCCTGGCCCGGACCGACAAGGACGCCCCCAAGCACAAGGGCATCACCTACTTCCTCGTGGACATGCGCTCCGAGGGCATCCGTACCCGGCCGCTGCGCGAGATCACGGGCGAGGCCCTGTTCAACGAGGTCTACCTCGAGGACCTCTTCGTCCCGGACGAGTTCCAGGTCGGCGAGGTCAACGACGGCTGGAAGATCGCCCGGACCACCCTCGCCAACGAGCGGGTGGCCATGGGCGGCGGCTCCTCCCTCGGCGACGCTGCCGAGGAGATCATCGGCCTCATCAAGGCCGCCGATGTCACCGACGACGCGCTCGTGCTGGATGAGTTCGGAAAGCACGTCGCCGACGGCGTCGTCGGCAACCTCCTCGACCTGCGCACGGCACTGCGGAGTCTCGCCGGGTCCGGTCCGGGCGCCGAGTCCTCGGTCCGCAAGATCGTGGGCGTGCGTCACCGTCAGGACATCGCCGAGTTCGGTCTGCAGCTCACCGGCACCGGCGGCGTCGAGTTCACTGAGCAGGGTCGCAAGTTCCTCATGGTCCGCTGCCTGTCGATCGCCGGCGGCACCGAGCAGGTGCTGCTCAACGTGGTGGGCGAGCGCATCCTCGGCCTGCCCCGCGACTGA
- a CDS encoding alpha/beta hydrolase yields the protein MSGSRSTNPDPPHDSRLRLPRSTGSGDVPQDGSRSSEREADRPSRRTGPALHGPTEQGTLRSRGLVGGLRMFVRPALDRMPATDVSLGRLRTLTSGAGRAAALETTNDWSSDGPVPGLWVGRKRFFDSDQVIYHIHGGGFTFGSPWSHKALASRIAGETGTPVFLPDYRLAPEHPHPAATEDAIAGWEWLLEMGFRAENIVVAGDSAGGNLALQLVAHLEKTRAAMPAGVVLLSPWVDLDFTDMTARDRARKDPFLALGLAELCRRQYAPGVDTDDPAISPINYVPSPDWPPFLIQCGGEEIFRGGIEKMAENFAEHGVRHEFQMWPHQFHVFQVFHPIVPEARVAVRDIGSFVRGCLRG from the coding sequence ATGAGCGGTTCACGGTCCACAAATCCCGACCCGCCGCACGACAGTCGTCTCCGACTGCCGCGCTCGACGGGTTCGGGCGACGTGCCCCAGGACGGCAGTCGGTCGTCCGAGCGGGAAGCCGACCGTCCCTCACGGCGGACGGGCCCGGCGCTGCACGGCCCGACCGAGCAGGGCACGCTGCGGTCCCGCGGGCTCGTCGGGGGGCTGCGGATGTTCGTGCGACCGGCCCTGGACCGGATGCCCGCGACTGACGTCTCCCTCGGCCGACTCCGGACACTCACCTCGGGTGCCGGGCGAGCGGCCGCCCTAGAGACCACCAACGACTGGTCCTCAGACGGACCCGTCCCCGGGCTGTGGGTGGGACGCAAACGCTTCTTCGACTCGGACCAGGTCATCTACCACATCCACGGAGGTGGTTTCACCTTCGGATCGCCGTGGTCGCACAAGGCATTGGCGTCGCGGATCGCCGGCGAGACCGGCACGCCGGTGTTCCTACCGGACTACCGGCTCGCCCCGGAGCACCCGCATCCCGCAGCCACCGAGGACGCCATCGCCGGGTGGGAGTGGCTGCTCGAGATGGGATTCCGCGCGGAGAACATCGTGGTGGCCGGGGATTCCGCGGGCGGAAACCTCGCGCTGCAGCTGGTGGCCCACCTCGAGAAGACCAGGGCGGCGATGCCGGCTGGCGTCGTCCTGCTCTCCCCGTGGGTCGACCTCGATTTCACGGACATGACTGCGCGGGACCGGGCGCGGAAGGACCCGTTCCTCGCCCTGGGACTGGCCGAGTTGTGCCGTCGCCAGTACGCGCCGGGCGTGGACACCGACGACCCTGCGATCTCGCCGATCAACTACGTGCCATCCCCCGACTGGCCGCCGTTCCTCATCCAGTGCGGGGGCGAGGAGATCTTCCGCGGGGGGATCGAGAAGATGGCGGAGAACTTCGCCGAGCACGGGGTGCGTCACGAGTTCCAGATGTGGCCACACCAATTCCACGTATTCCAGGTCTTCCACCCGATCGTCCCCGAGGCGAGGGTGGCGGTGCGGGACATCGGGTCGTTCGTGCGCGGCTGCCTGCGAGGCTGA
- a CDS encoding MaoC family dehydratase, producing the protein MSENHTICPAEPPAVAVGDRLPELTIEGTPTFIVASALATRDFQDVHHDRDLAHQKGSKDIFVNILTDTGLVQRFVTDWAGQRARITSIKLRLGVPWYAYDSLTLTGEVTGVDDDGLVTLKIVGTDSLGAHVTSTATLYMNGDPQ; encoded by the coding sequence GTGAGCGAGAACCACACCATCTGCCCGGCCGAGCCGCCCGCCGTCGCGGTGGGGGACCGGCTCCCCGAGTTGACCATCGAGGGCACGCCGACATTCATCGTGGCCTCCGCGCTGGCGACCCGGGATTTCCAGGATGTCCACCACGACCGCGACCTGGCCCATCAGAAGGGCTCGAAGGACATCTTCGTCAACATCCTCACCGACACCGGCCTGGTGCAGCGGTTCGTCACCGACTGGGCGGGTCAGCGGGCGCGCATCACGTCGATCAAGCTCCGCCTTGGAGTGCCTTGGTACGCCTACGACTCCCTCACCCTCACCGGTGAGGTCACGGGGGTCGACGACGACGGACTGGTCACGCTGAAGATCGTCGGCACGGACTCATTGGGCGCGCACGTGACGTCGACGGCGACCCTCTACATGAACGGAGACCCGCAGTGA
- a CDS encoding acyl-CoA dehydrogenase family protein: MAPAVTDADAASDGAFIDLTPEQRALQAELREYFSTLISPEEAADIATTRHGDTYAEIIKRMGRDGWLGVGWPTEYGGKGFGHIEQQIFTNEATRADVPLPSVTLQTVGPTLQKYGTEAQKAKFLPGILDGSIHFAIGYSEPDAGTDLAALRTTAKRDEATGDWIINGQKMWTTGGHHADYIWLAARTGTPDSRHRGLTIFIVDTTDPGFSFTPIITCDGAHHVNATYYSDVRVPADMVVGEVDGGWKMLTTQLNHERVMLAPAGRPGGYYDELAAWARGTGPDGIRHLDRPEVRRGLAEIFAIVRLNELLNWQVSSMGENPSMGDSAASKVFSTEKIQHVGRIVEELLGRFGDPTDPDTAVLQRWFDMMNKRNVVITFGGGVNEVMRELTCMGGLGMPRTAR; the protein is encoded by the coding sequence GTGGCTCCTGCCGTCACCGACGCCGACGCGGCTTCCGACGGTGCGTTCATCGACCTCACGCCCGAGCAGCGGGCACTCCAGGCCGAGCTGCGCGAGTATTTCTCGACGCTCATCTCGCCGGAGGAGGCCGCGGACATTGCCACGACCCGCCACGGTGACACCTACGCCGAGATCATCAAGCGCATGGGTCGCGACGGCTGGCTGGGCGTGGGGTGGCCCACCGAGTACGGAGGCAAGGGCTTCGGGCACATCGAGCAGCAGATCTTCACGAACGAGGCCACGCGGGCGGACGTGCCGCTGCCGTCGGTCACGCTGCAGACCGTGGGGCCGACGTTGCAGAAGTACGGCACCGAGGCGCAGAAGGCGAAGTTCCTGCCCGGCATCCTCGACGGCTCGATCCACTTCGCGATCGGGTACTCCGAGCCCGACGCCGGCACCGATCTGGCCGCCCTGCGCACGACCGCCAAGCGCGACGAGGCCACCGGCGACTGGATCATCAACGGGCAGAAGATGTGGACGACCGGCGGGCATCACGCCGACTACATCTGGCTGGCCGCCCGCACCGGTACTCCGGACTCCCGGCACCGGGGATTGACGATCTTCATCGTCGACACCACCGATCCCGGTTTCTCGTTCACGCCGATCATCACTTGCGACGGTGCGCACCACGTCAACGCCACCTACTACTCGGACGTGCGCGTGCCCGCCGACATGGTCGTCGGCGAGGTCGACGGCGGCTGGAAGATGCTCACCACCCAGCTCAACCACGAGCGCGTCATGCTCGCACCCGCTGGGCGGCCCGGCGGCTACTACGACGAGCTGGCCGCCTGGGCCCGAGGCACCGGCCCCGACGGGATCCGCCACCTGGACCGCCCCGAGGTGCGGCGCGGGCTCGCGGAGATCTTCGCGATCGTCCGGCTCAACGAGTTGCTCAACTGGCAGGTCTCCTCGATGGGAGAGAACCCGTCGATGGGCGACTCCGCGGCCTCCAAGGTCTTCTCCACGGAGAAGATCCAGCACGTCGGCCGGATCGTCGAGGAACTCCTCGGCCGTTTCGGCGATCCGACCGACCCCGACACCGCGGTACTGCAGCGCTGGTTCGACATGATGAACAAGCGCAACGTGGTGATCACCTTCGGCGGCGGCGTCAACGAGGTCATGCGCGAACTGACCTGCATGGGCGGCCTCGGCATGCCCCGCACCGCCCGCTAG
- a CDS encoding lipid-transfer protein — MADSTLSGKAAIVGIGATDFSKDSGRSELRLAAEAVRAAVADAGLQPSDVDGLVSFTMDTNTEIAVARAAGIGSLNFFSRIHYGGGAACATVQQAAMAVATGVAEVVVCYRAFNERSGMRFGQVNSALVQQVNSSGTDNAFSYPHGLSTPAGFVAMVAQRYMHEYGATSEDFGRVAVVDRKHAANNPAAFFHGKPITLADHQNSRYIAEPLHLLDCCQESDGGQAIVVTTPERARDLPHRPVSIAAAASGSGPDQYIMTSYYRPELAGLPEMGIVGDQLWTQSGLRPDDMDMAVLYDHFTPYVLMQLEELGFCGRGEAKDFVREPGALEVGGRLPLNTHGGQLGEAYIHGMNGIAEGVRQLRGDSVNQVDGAEKLVVTAGTGVPTSGLVLTV; from the coding sequence CTGGCGGACAGCACCCTTTCCGGCAAGGCGGCGATCGTCGGGATCGGCGCCACCGATTTCTCCAAGGACTCGGGCCGTTCCGAGTTGCGGCTGGCCGCCGAGGCCGTCCGCGCGGCGGTCGCGGACGCAGGACTTCAGCCCTCGGACGTCGACGGCCTGGTCTCGTTCACCATGGACACCAACACCGAGATCGCCGTAGCCCGCGCGGCAGGGATCGGGAGCCTGAACTTCTTCTCCCGCATCCACTACGGCGGCGGCGCGGCGTGCGCGACGGTGCAGCAGGCGGCGATGGCCGTGGCCACGGGCGTGGCCGAGGTGGTGGTCTGCTACCGCGCGTTCAACGAGCGTTCCGGGATGCGCTTCGGCCAGGTCAACTCGGCTCTGGTGCAGCAGGTCAACTCGTCTGGTACGGACAACGCGTTCTCCTACCCGCACGGCCTGTCGACTCCGGCGGGCTTCGTGGCCATGGTCGCGCAGCGCTACATGCACGAGTACGGAGCCACGAGCGAGGACTTCGGACGGGTCGCGGTAGTGGACCGCAAGCATGCCGCGAACAACCCCGCCGCGTTCTTCCACGGCAAGCCCATCACTCTCGCCGATCACCAGAACTCGCGCTACATCGCGGAGCCGTTGCACCTGCTGGACTGCTGCCAGGAGTCCGACGGCGGGCAGGCGATCGTCGTGACGACCCCCGAGCGGGCTCGTGACCTGCCGCACCGGCCGGTGTCGATCGCGGCGGCCGCGTCGGGCTCCGGTCCGGACCAGTACATCATGACCTCCTACTACCGTCCCGAGCTCGCGGGACTACCGGAGATGGGCATCGTCGGCGATCAGCTGTGGACCCAGTCCGGCCTGCGGCCCGACGACATGGATATGGCGGTGCTGTACGACCACTTCACCCCGTACGTGCTCATGCAGCTCGAGGAGCTCGGCTTCTGTGGCCGCGGTGAGGCCAAGGACTTCGTCCGGGAGCCCGGCGCGCTCGAGGTGGGCGGCCGACTGCCGCTCAACACGCACGGTGGCCAGCTCGGGGAGGCCTACATCCACGGCATGAACGGCATCGCTGAGGGCGTCCGGCAGTTGCGCGGCGACTCGGTGAACCAGGTCGACGGAGCCGAAAAGCTCGTCGTCACCGCCGGGACCGGGGTGCCCACTTCGGGGCTTGTGCTCACCGTCTGA